The Leptodactylus fuscus isolate aLepFus1 chromosome 3, aLepFus1.hap2, whole genome shotgun sequence genome has a segment encoding these proteins:
- the CCDC121 gene encoding coiled-coil domain-containing protein 121, whose translation MPPKKKSPGKPSKSSKREAPEPSEEGCEVKEVVVSEREARLQDEHNQLVAEQDGLRRRLEQLRRENEFLQEEAEKVRVESQEYLLYMSKRSQRRQDVIISLNDQNQRELQNIQQQKEELESKFSAEEKELRDLLLRREAELANLRKELQELEPMRELQKEQVSLIKRLEDEVMAHRGKHAEALLRVKSAFLREKNQCQKNSEQQLTQLTQKAQEEARKALQEVSTKVKEENQNLRQELLQLIQQYRLLQVQKKRLEDKNKQLLREQQCRNEVGNIQRKLKMAPTLPNL comes from the coding sequence ATGCCACCAAAGAAAAAGTCACCAGGGAAACCATCTAAATCCTCCAAACGTGAAGCCCCTGAACCTTCAGAGGAGGGATGTGAGGTAAAGGAGGTTGTGGTGAGCGAGCGGGAGGCTCGGCTGCAGGATGAACACAACCAGCTGGTGGCAGAACAAGACGGACTGAGAAGACGACTGGAGCAGCTACGGAGAGAGAACGAGTTCCTTCAAGAAGAGGCTGAGAAGGTCCGGGTGGAGAGCCAGGAATATCTTCTGTACatgagcaagagaagccagcgaCGCCAAGACGTCATCATCAGCCTGAACGACCAGAACCAGCGGGAGCTGCAGAACATTCAGCAGCAGAAAGAAGAACTTGAGTCTAAGTTCTCTGCTGAAGAAAAGGAATTAAGGGACCTTCTGctcaggagagaagctgaactcgcCAACCTGAGGAAGGAGCTGCAAGAACTGGAGCCCATGAGAGAGCTTCAGAAGGAGCAAGTCTCCCTCATCAAACGTCTGGAAGATGAAGTCATGGCCCATCGTGGGAAGCATGCCGAGGCCCTGCTACGGGTGAAGAGCGCCTTCCTGCGTGAGAAAAATCAATGTCAGAAAAACTCAGAGCAGCAACTCACCCAGCTTACCCAGAAAGCCCAGGAGGAGGCCAGGAAGGCCCTGCAGGAGGTCAGCACCAAGGTCAAGGAGGAAAACCAGAACCTGAGACAAGAACTGCTCCAGCTCATCCAGCAATACCGACTTCTACAAGTCCAGAAGAAAAGGCTCGAAGACAAGAACAAGCAGCTGCTGAGGGAGCAACAGTGCCGCAACGAGGTAGGGAACATTCAGAGGAAGCTAAAGATGGCGCCCACCCTCCCGAATCTATGA
- the LOC142198683 gene encoding putative G-protein coupled receptor 139, which produces MDEPWIRTVQRLFYPIMCVFGMPASLMTMAVLWKGNLDMSKSIIYYLVALAVANLLLILVVTVFRDIFYFYVDITLWWPEPSCGVSNWIYFTCVYSLIWLTVAFSVDRYIIVCCMKLKLRFCKPSVTRWVIISVYVCAFFVAMPTLWMYVPVRTTKPDGTLFHICSLHRNLSSIPFLSVYDHIQTTVWIVFPLVSLVLTNGLTVWHISLTTKVRLGLKGSFTGKQIEDPEVARRKKSVTLLAMISISFLVHWLPKMVVKVVERFTYPPVNRYDFYHPVNVVRMLCNMLIVFSSFSNLCIYSLTVTKFREELFRGAKFTIGYLCNNPRSPFLPRKPTEIFTIQDTTKLTAAMENR; this is translated from the coding sequence CCAGCCTGATGACCATGGCCGTACTGTGGAAGGGGAACCTGGACATGTCCAAGTCCATCATATACTACCTGGTGGCCCTAGCAGTGGCCAATCTCCTACTCATCCTCGTGGTAACAGTTTTTCGGGATATCTTCTACTTCTACGTGGACATTACTCTGTGGTGGCCGGAGCCCTCCTGCGGGGTCAGTAACTGGATCTATTTCACATGTGTCTACTCCCTCATCTGGCTCACGGTGGCCTTCTCCGTTGACCGTTATATCATTGTATGTTGTATGAAGCTGAAGCTCAGGTTCTGTAAGCCCTCGGTCACGCGGTGGGTCATCATTAGCGTGTACGTATGTGCATTCTTTGTAGCCATGCCGACCTTGTGGATGTATGTACCGGTCCGTACCACTAAACCAGATGGGACCCTCTTTCATATTTGTTCCCTACATCGCAACCTGAGTTCGATACCTTTCCTGTCAGTCTACGACCACATTCAGACCACGGTTTGGATAGTTTTCCCGCTGGTTTCATTAGTACTGACCAATGGCTTGACTGTCTGGCACATCAGTTTGACCACCAAGGTACGACTAGGCCTGAAGGGCTCATTCACTGGGAAGCAAATAGAAGATCCGGAGGTGGCGAGGAGAAAAAAGTCTGTAACTCTCCTGGCAATGATTTCCATCTCGTTTCTGGTTCACTGGCTGCCTAAAATGGTTGTCAAAGTGGTGGAAAGGTTCACGTATCCACCGGTCAACCGCTACGACTTCTACCATCCAGTCAACGTGGTGAGGATGTTGTGTAACATGCTGATTGTCTTCAGCTcattcagtaatctgtgtatctaCTCCCTCACCGTCACCAAATTCAGGGAGGAACTGTTCAGAGGTGCCAAATTTACCATTGGTTACCTCTGCAACAATCCTCGCTCGCCCTTCCTTCCACGCAAACCTACAGAAATCTTCACGATACAAGACACCACGAAGCTGACGGCCGCTATGGAAAACAGATAA